One window of Microbacterium sediminis genomic DNA carries:
- a CDS encoding O-methyltransferase: MAESSPASWAAADRYLAETLVGHDAALEAVLASQRAAGLPEIEVAPVAGKLLHLLARISGARRILEIGTLAGYSTIWLARALPDGGEVVTIEAEPAHAEVARANIDRAGLADRVDIRVGGASEVLPTLVPGFDLVFIDADKERNTLYLDWAARLGHPGTVVVVDNIGREGEIVDPDSADPRVRGTRAGLEMLGTDPRFEASALQTVGIKGWDGIALAVVV, translated from the coding sequence ATGGCCGAATCCTCGCCCGCGTCCTGGGCCGCCGCCGACCGCTACCTCGCCGAGACCCTCGTCGGCCACGACGCCGCGCTGGAGGCCGTGCTGGCATCGCAGCGGGCCGCCGGCCTGCCCGAGATCGAGGTGGCGCCCGTGGCCGGCAAGCTGCTGCACCTGCTGGCGCGGATCAGCGGCGCCCGGCGGATCCTCGAGATCGGCACGCTGGCCGGCTACTCGACGATCTGGCTCGCGCGGGCGCTGCCCGACGGCGGCGAGGTCGTCACCATCGAGGCCGAGCCGGCGCACGCCGAGGTCGCCCGCGCCAACATCGACCGCGCGGGGCTCGCCGATCGCGTCGACATCCGCGTCGGCGGGGCCTCCGAGGTGCTGCCGACGCTCGTGCCCGGATTCGACCTCGTGTTCATCGACGCCGACAAGGAGCGCAACACCCTCTACCTCGATTGGGCCGCGCGCCTCGGCCACCCCGGCACCGTCGTCGTGGTCGACAACATCGGGCGCGAGGGCGAGATCGTCGACCCCGACTCCGCCGATCCGAGGGTGCGGGGCACGCGCGCGGGGTTGGAGATGCTCGGCACCGATCCCCGCTTCGAGGCCTCGGCGCTGCAGACCGTCGGGATCAAGGGCTGGGACGGCATCGCGCTCGCCGTCGTGGTCTGA
- a CDS encoding CPBP family intramembrane glutamic endopeptidase, translating to MTTPGPTPQARVPWNAVSLFTAIVLLLGWLVVLPLWVGAGAASPLAPLLASAMMWTPAVATLIVVAAMKIPRRDVWRFLGVWPLRPWRRTVGFAIGALLGPIAITLLVVAVSAWFGLVELDLVHFSGFAAQLAASGVDPAGLPLGTIVLTQLLTVPIAAVVPNALLALGEEIGWRGWLLTALRPWGTWPALVLTGVIWGLWHAPLILLGHNFGRTDVTGVLLMIGGCVAWGVLLGWTRLRTGSVWPAVFAHGALNAVGGIVLVLAEAGQPIDLAVVGPLGLVAWAVIAVIVAVMTAAGAFRDAGTDAQLGERPAGA from the coding sequence ATGACCACGCCCGGTCCCACCCCGCAGGCGCGCGTGCCGTGGAATGCCGTGTCGCTGTTCACCGCGATCGTGCTGCTGCTCGGCTGGCTCGTGGTGCTGCCGCTGTGGGTCGGCGCGGGAGCGGCATCTCCGCTGGCGCCGCTGCTCGCGTCGGCCATGATGTGGACGCCGGCGGTGGCCACGCTCATCGTCGTCGCGGCGATGAAGATCCCGCGCCGCGACGTCTGGCGCTTCCTCGGCGTCTGGCCGCTGCGGCCGTGGCGCCGGACGGTCGGCTTCGCGATCGGCGCGCTGCTGGGTCCCATCGCCATCACGCTGCTCGTCGTCGCGGTGTCGGCCTGGTTCGGGCTGGTCGAGCTCGACCTCGTGCACTTCTCTGGCTTCGCCGCGCAGCTCGCCGCGAGCGGCGTGGACCCCGCCGGCCTGCCGCTCGGGACGATCGTGCTCACCCAGCTGCTCACGGTGCCGATCGCGGCCGTCGTCCCCAACGCGCTGCTGGCCCTCGGCGAGGAGATCGGCTGGCGCGGCTGGCTGCTCACCGCGCTGCGGCCGTGGGGCACGTGGCCCGCGCTCGTGCTGACGGGCGTCATCTGGGGCCTCTGGCACGCGCCGCTCATCCTGCTCGGGCACAACTTCGGCCGCACCGACGTCACGGGCGTGCTGCTCATGATCGGCGGCTGCGTCGCGTGGGGCGTGCTGCTGGGCTGGACCCGGCTGCGCACCGGATCGGTCTGGCCGGCCGTGTTCGCCCACGGCGCGCTGAACGCGGTTGGCGGCATCGTGCTGGTGCTCGCCGAGGCCGGGCAGCCGATCGATCTCGCCGTGGTCGGTCCGCTCGGGCTCGTCGCCTGGGCCGTGATCGCCGTGATCGTGGCCGTGATGACCGCGGCGGGAGCGTTCCGCGACGCGGGCACCGACGCGCAGCTGGGGGAGCGACCCGCGGGGGCTTGA
- a CDS encoding GntR family transcriptional regulator, which translates to MLLRIDPTRDEPVYAQLAASIRADIAAGRVGAGERLPSAKDVARALTVNLHTVLHAYQVLRDEGLISMRPGRGAVVAERGAAVAALLPQIARLAARADELGIDRDTLASLVRDASADDRDASTDDTERGEGT; encoded by the coding sequence ATGCTGCTGAGGATCGATCCGACGCGAGACGAGCCGGTGTACGCGCAGCTCGCGGCGTCGATCCGCGCCGACATCGCCGCCGGCCGCGTCGGTGCGGGGGAGCGGCTGCCCTCGGCCAAGGACGTTGCGCGCGCCCTGACCGTCAACCTGCACACGGTGCTGCACGCGTATCAGGTGCTGCGCGACGAGGGCCTCATCTCGATGCGGCCCGGGCGCGGCGCCGTCGTGGCCGAGCGCGGCGCGGCCGTCGCCGCGCTGCTGCCCCAGATCGCGCGCCTGGCCGCACGGGCCGACGAGCTCGGCATCGACCGCGACACGCTCGCCTCGCTCGTGCGCGACGCGAGCGCCGACGACCGAGACGCGAGCACCGACGACACGGAGAGGGGAGAGGGCACATGA
- a CDS encoding DUF1648 domain-containing protein, giving the protein MTTLTREAARRRYATIALAIPLAVLALLLAAQAALLPLLPDPVASHWGLAGEPDGFSAPWTLPLVTAGAGIVVTLLIGLAPYLADVPPARGGAMSYRLLAALVWAETGFIGTLMIATFVPQIGLDDARDARLPGWWALIGVAIAAVLALLAWRLVVEPPRAGEDPEQPAPIALRASEQAVWLRTASMSGAGIALAATAAVVTVGAAALAAHADLRVDGAIGGGTLLIIAVALLLIAVLAAGTAFRVRVDGDGLDVRARIGWPRVRIPRDRIRSAAVVDVNPMGEYGGWGWRYSVNSGWGVVLRAGEALRVVRTDGKAFTITVDDAETGVALLNGLIARDAKETGR; this is encoded by the coding sequence ATGACCACGCTCACGAGGGAGGCCGCCCGACGGCGCTACGCGACGATCGCGCTCGCGATCCCGCTCGCCGTCCTGGCGCTGCTGCTGGCGGCGCAGGCGGCACTGCTGCCGCTGCTGCCCGATCCCGTGGCCTCGCACTGGGGGCTCGCGGGGGAGCCCGACGGCTTCAGCGCCCCGTGGACCCTGCCGCTGGTCACCGCGGGCGCGGGCATCGTCGTCACTCTGCTCATCGGCCTCGCGCCGTACCTGGCGGACGTGCCGCCGGCGCGCGGCGGCGCCATGAGCTACCGGCTGCTGGCCGCGCTCGTCTGGGCGGAGACCGGATTCATCGGCACCCTGATGATCGCCACCTTCGTACCGCAGATCGGGCTGGACGACGCCCGCGACGCGCGGCTGCCGGGCTGGTGGGCGCTGATCGGCGTCGCGATCGCCGCCGTCCTGGCGCTGCTCGCGTGGCGCCTCGTCGTGGAGCCGCCCCGGGCGGGCGAGGACCCCGAGCAGCCCGCGCCGATCGCGCTGCGCGCGAGCGAGCAGGCGGTGTGGCTGCGCACCGCGTCGATGAGCGGGGCGGGCATCGCGCTCGCCGCGACGGCGGCCGTCGTGACCGTGGGCGCCGCGGCGCTCGCCGCGCACGCCGATCTGCGCGTGGACGGGGCGATCGGCGGCGGGACGCTCCTGATCATCGCCGTCGCGCTCCTGCTGATCGCGGTGCTGGCCGCCGGCACGGCGTTCCGCGTGCGGGTGGACGGCGACGGGCTCGACGTCCGCGCGCGGATCGGATGGCCGCGCGTCCGCATCCCGCGCGATCGGATCCGCTCGGCCGCCGTCGTCGACGTCAATCCGATGGGCGAGTACGGCGGATGGGGCTGGCGCTACAGCGTGAACTCCGGGTGGGGTGTCGTCCTGCGCGCCGGGGAGGCCCTGCGCGTCGTCCGCACGGACGGGAAGGCGTTCACGATCACCGTCGACGACGCCGAGACGGGCGTCGCCCTGCTCAACGGCCTGATCGCCCGCGACGCGAAGGAGACGGGCCGATGA